In one Xyrauchen texanus isolate HMW12.3.18 chromosome 18, RBS_HiC_50CHRs, whole genome shotgun sequence genomic region, the following are encoded:
- the dhrs12 gene encoding dehydrogenase/reductase SDR family member 12, whose amino-acid sequence MSFYRNTVWFIKGLQEYTKSGYEAAERRFSAADLEASVSGRSFIITGANSGIGKAVACEIAKRGGTVHLVCRNKDRAEEARNEIVEHSKNENVHVHIVDMSSPKKVWEFANEFSHNKSLHVLINNAGCMVNQRELTEDDLEKNFATNTLGTYILTTALIPTLKKSQNPRVITVSSGGMLVQKLNVEDLQFEKGSFDGTMAYAQNKRQQVIMTEQWAAQHKEIHFSSMHPGWADTPAVRSSMPDFYAKMKNKLRTEAQGADTVVWLAVSDAASRQPSGLFFQDRKAVSTHLPLAFSRSSPSEEEKLMSTLEELAVKFKC is encoded by the exons ATGTCTTTCTATCGAAACACGGTTTGGTTTATAAAAGGTCTACAGGAATATACAAA GAGCGGTTATGAGGCAGCGGAGAGGCGTTTCAGCGCGGCGGATCTGGAGGCGAGTGTGAGCGGCCGCTCGTTCATCATCACCGGAGCTAATAGCGGCATCGGTAAAGCCGTCGCCTGCGAAATAGCCAAAAGAG GTGGGACGGTACACCTTGTGTGCAGAAATAAAGATCGGGCGGAGGAGGCAAGAAATGAGATCGTTGAGCATAGTAAAAATGAG AATGTCCATGTCCACATTGTTGACATGTCCAGCCCCAAAAAAGTGTGGGAGTTTGCCAATGAATTCTCTCACAACAAAAGTCTACATGTTCTG ATCAATAATGCCGGCTGCATGGTAAATCAGAGAGAACTGACAGAGGATGACCTGGAGAAAAACTTTGCGACCAACACACTTG GGACATATATTCTGACAACAGCACTGATTCCCACGCTGAAAAAGTCACAGAATCCGAGAGTG ATCACTGTGTCTTCTGGTGGCATGCTGGTTCAGAAGTTGAATGTTGAAGACCTTCAGTTTGAGAAAGGCTCTTTTGATGGCACCATGGCATATGCGCAGAACAAG AGGCAACAGGTGATCATGACAGAGCAATGGGCAGCTCAGCACAAAGAAATCCACTTCTCGTCCATGCACCCAGGCTGGGCAGATACCCCAG CGGTGCGGTCATCCATGCCAGACTTTTATGCTAAAATGAAGAACAAACTCCGTACTGAAGCGCAAGGTGCTGACACAGTGGTGTGGCTGGCCGTATCAGATGCTGCCAGCAGACAGCCCAGTGGCCTCTTCTTCCAAG ACAGAAAAGCTGTTTCTACGCACCTGCCCCTTGCCTTCTCCAGGTCCTCTCCCTCTGAAGAGGAGAAGCTGATGAGTACGCTGGAGGAGCTTGCTGTTAAATTCAAGTGCTAA